In Catenulispora sp. MAP5-51, the following proteins share a genomic window:
- a CDS encoding N-acetylmuramoyl-L-alanine amidase, which yields MPHLDRPLTRRTALRAGLGATAAAGLGLLPQLAAPASASAATGGADLSFIIDCADWDARPPSSPLVMRVGTTRKIIVHHTEFPNVTDYSRAQAIRLAQEIQNLHMDKNGWSDTGQHFTVSRGGYVLEGRHRSLEGLTAGTEQVQGAHCIGENSQGIGIENEGTYFTETPPAVQFQSLIHLCLTICQQYGLGANNIFGHWDYNDTDCPGVAFYREFPTLRRTVARCLGQRTFPDRTWPDVYDGNAGPVIHVVQWLLLNQGYTVPTDGGFDPTTVAAIQDLQGKIGAVVASDGTVTDPTWEALGTPIRQGDSGNAVQALQYILINKGYTLTQSGDFDHDTHKAVQDMQRLHSLEPNGKVDTGTWCATVGGIVANEFA from the coding sequence ATGCCCCACCTGGACCGCCCCCTGACCCGGCGCACCGCGCTGCGTGCCGGCCTCGGCGCCACCGCCGCGGCGGGCCTGGGCCTGCTGCCCCAGCTCGCCGCACCCGCCTCGGCCTCGGCCGCCACCGGGGGTGCCGACCTGTCCTTCATCATCGACTGCGCGGACTGGGACGCCCGGCCGCCGTCGTCGCCGCTGGTGATGCGGGTCGGTACGACGCGCAAGATCATCGTGCACCACACGGAGTTCCCGAACGTCACGGACTACTCCCGGGCGCAGGCCATCCGGTTGGCCCAGGAGATCCAGAACCTGCACATGGACAAGAACGGCTGGAGCGACACCGGGCAGCACTTCACAGTCAGCCGCGGCGGCTACGTCCTGGAAGGCCGCCACCGCAGCCTGGAAGGGCTGACCGCCGGGACCGAGCAAGTCCAGGGCGCGCACTGCATCGGCGAGAACTCGCAGGGCATCGGCATCGAGAACGAGGGCACGTACTTCACCGAGACGCCGCCGGCGGTCCAGTTCCAGTCGCTGATCCACCTGTGTCTGACCATCTGCCAGCAGTACGGTCTCGGCGCGAACAACATCTTCGGGCACTGGGACTACAACGACACCGACTGCCCCGGCGTCGCCTTCTACCGCGAGTTCCCCACCCTGCGGCGCACCGTCGCGCGGTGCCTGGGCCAGCGCACGTTCCCGGACCGCACCTGGCCCGACGTCTACGACGGCAACGCCGGCCCGGTGATCCACGTGGTGCAATGGCTGCTGCTGAACCAGGGCTACACGGTGCCCACCGACGGCGGCTTCGACCCGACGACCGTCGCCGCGATCCAGGACCTGCAGGGCAAGATCGGCGCCGTGGTGGCCTCCGACGGCACCGTCACCGATCCCACCTGGGAGGCCCTGGGCACGCCGATCCGCCAGGGCGACAGCGGGAACGCGGTGCAGGCGCTGCAGTACATCCTGATCAACAAGGGCTACACACTCACCCAGAGCGGCGACTTCGACCACGACACGCACAAGGCCGTGCAGGACATGCAGCGGCTGCACAGCCTGGAGCCGAACGGCAAGGTCGACACCGGCACGTGGTGCGCGACGGTCGGCGGCATCGTCGCGAACGAGTTCGCGTAG
- a CDS encoding Rv2578c family radical SAM protein: MRWSGQLISGNSDEAEAGGPGAGSDPGSDPGSGPVQPGLFAASDTVVRTFDTPGFRGATFYEVRAKSVLNKVPGASPMFGWTINPYRGCGHRCVYCFARQTHTYLDFDPGLDFDTRIVVKVNAPEVLRRELARPSWHREPVAMGTNVDCYQRAEGRYRLMPEIIGALAGSGTPFSILTKGTLMLRDLPLLQAAARDVPVNLAMSIGSLDEGVWRTVEPGTPSPARRLDAVRTLAESGLGCSVLMAPILPFLTDSTEQLRATVAAIADAGARSVTPIVLHLRTGAREWYYEWLQATYPSLVPRYRALYRNGSYVPSWYQERITNTVREFAKAYGLVRPKSDSESDSEQESTNFRVMDKPAARAVETQPALWEDDELSPS; encoded by the coding sequence ATGAGATGGTCCGGGCAGCTGATCAGCGGAAACAGCGACGAGGCGGAGGCCGGCGGCCCCGGAGCCGGGTCCGACCCCGGGTCCGACCCCGGCTCCGGCCCTGTGCAGCCGGGGTTGTTCGCGGCCTCCGACACCGTCGTGCGCACCTTCGACACGCCGGGGTTCCGAGGCGCCACGTTCTACGAGGTGCGCGCCAAGTCGGTGCTCAACAAGGTGCCGGGGGCCTCGCCGATGTTCGGGTGGACGATCAACCCCTACCGGGGGTGCGGCCATCGCTGCGTCTACTGCTTCGCGCGGCAGACGCACACCTACCTGGACTTCGATCCCGGGCTCGACTTCGACACGCGCATCGTCGTCAAGGTGAACGCGCCGGAAGTGCTGCGGCGGGAGCTGGCGCGGCCGTCGTGGCACCGGGAGCCGGTGGCGATGGGGACCAATGTGGACTGCTACCAGCGGGCCGAGGGCCGCTACCGGCTGATGCCGGAGATCATCGGGGCGCTGGCCGGGTCGGGGACCCCGTTCTCCATCCTGACCAAGGGCACGCTGATGTTGCGCGACCTGCCATTGCTGCAAGCCGCCGCGCGGGACGTGCCGGTGAACCTGGCGATGTCGATCGGTTCGTTGGACGAGGGCGTGTGGCGGACCGTCGAGCCCGGGACGCCGAGCCCCGCGCGCCGCCTGGACGCCGTCCGCACGCTGGCCGAGTCCGGCCTCGGGTGCTCGGTGCTGATGGCGCCGATCCTGCCGTTCCTCACCGATTCGACGGAGCAGTTGCGGGCCACCGTCGCGGCGATCGCGGACGCCGGGGCGCGCTCGGTCACCCCGATCGTGCTGCACCTGCGGACCGGGGCCCGCGAGTGGTACTACGAGTGGCTGCAGGCGACGTACCCCAGTCTGGTGCCGCGATACCGCGCCTTGTACCGGAACGGTTCCTACGTCCCGTCGTGGTACCAGGAGCGGATCACGAACACAGTGCGCGAATTCGCCAAGGCCTATGGTCTGGTGCGGCCGAAGTCGGACTCCGAGTCGGACTCCGAACAGGAGTCGACGAACTTCCGGGTGATGGACAAGCCGGCAGCGCGGGCCGTCGAAACCCAACCCGCGCTGTGGGAGGACGATGAGCTCAGTCCGAGCTGA
- a CDS encoding DNA-3-methyladenine glycosylase yields the protein MEQPPDRTVHWQPDFPVNARLTLASLRHGGRDPAHRVEPDGTVWRAALTATGPVTYRIRQQRLDDLLIEAWGPGAAGLAESIRDELGAGDRPEDFHPEHPLLRQAQRRLVGLRIPATRRLFEALVPAVIEQRVVGLDAAAGWTRLVRIHGSSAPAPGPAPAGMIVPPAPAVWERIPSWDWRQAGIDLQRSRTVTLAARHAARLDRAAADPAAAYRLMAALPGVGAWTAAQVGHRALGDADALPVGDYHLGRMTGIALLGRPLEDDEIEDFYEQWRPHRYRVVRLLELTPGAAPRRAPRAPRNRPLH from the coding sequence ATGGAACAGCCCCCGGACCGCACCGTGCACTGGCAGCCGGACTTCCCCGTGAACGCCCGGCTGACCCTGGCGAGCCTGCGCCACGGCGGCCGCGACCCGGCCCATCGCGTCGAGCCCGACGGCACGGTGTGGCGGGCCGCGCTGACCGCGACCGGCCCGGTCACCTACCGGATCCGGCAGCAGCGCCTGGACGATCTGCTCATCGAGGCCTGGGGTCCGGGCGCGGCCGGACTGGCCGAGTCCATCCGCGACGAACTCGGCGCCGGCGACCGTCCCGAGGACTTCCACCCGGAGCACCCGCTGCTCCGTCAGGCGCAGCGCCGTCTGGTCGGGCTGCGGATCCCGGCCACGCGGCGGCTGTTCGAGGCGCTCGTCCCGGCCGTGATCGAGCAGCGCGTCGTCGGCCTGGACGCCGCCGCGGGCTGGACCCGGCTGGTCCGCATCCACGGCAGTTCCGCCCCCGCACCGGGCCCGGCCCCGGCCGGGATGATCGTTCCTCCGGCGCCGGCGGTGTGGGAGCGGATCCCCAGCTGGGACTGGCGCCAGGCGGGCATCGACCTGCAGCGCTCGCGCACCGTCACCCTGGCCGCCCGGCACGCGGCGCGCCTCGACCGGGCCGCCGCCGACCCCGCGGCGGCCTACCGCCTGATGGCCGCGCTACCCGGTGTCGGCGCCTGGACCGCCGCCCAGGTGGGCCATCGTGCCCTCGGCGACGCCGACGCCCTACCCGTCGGCGACTACCACCTCGGCCGCATGACCGGCATCGCCCTGCTCGGCCGTCCGCTCGAGGACGACGAGATCGAGGACTTCTACGAGCAGTGGCGCCCGCATCGCTACCGCGTCGTCCGGCTCCTCGAACTCACGCCGGGAGCCGCGCCTCGCCGTGCGCCGCGCGCACCCAGGAACCGGCCGCTGCATTGA
- a CDS encoding HAD-IB family phosphatase: MNDPAHGDADPPVAVFDLDDTLCRGDSFVRLLRVLLLRGRCRAAVALVSAPVSVPLFRWPPTCRRALRALVWLATVGVPPERFEDLVREFAAGHGRGRIEVTMQRLREHRERGDRIVVVTACYDPLATAVCRELGLESVEVVAGELSRGRLAYRLVNGCFGEAKVRRLREAGIPLPVAFAYTDSASDLPLLTLAGTRVLIDPSPSTVARVRAALGDGFSVLRSVPEPESPSITPGSGSAERY, encoded by the coding sequence GTGAACGATCCGGCCCATGGCGACGCCGATCCTCCGGTGGCGGTCTTCGACCTCGACGACACGCTGTGCCGCGGCGACTCGTTCGTCCGCCTTCTGCGGGTCCTGCTGCTTCGAGGCCGCTGCCGGGCGGCGGTGGCGCTGGTGTCGGCACCGGTGTCGGTACCGCTGTTCCGCTGGCCGCCGACGTGCCGCCGAGCCTTGCGCGCCCTCGTGTGGCTGGCCACCGTCGGGGTGCCGCCGGAGCGGTTCGAGGACCTGGTCCGGGAGTTCGCCGCCGGCCACGGCCGGGGCCGGATCGAGGTCACGATGCAGCGGCTGCGGGAACACCGCGAGCGCGGGGACCGCATAGTGGTGGTCACGGCTTGCTACGACCCGCTGGCCACGGCGGTGTGCCGGGAGCTGGGACTGGAGTCGGTCGAGGTGGTCGCGGGCGAGCTGAGCCGAGGCAGGCTCGCCTACCGGCTGGTGAACGGCTGCTTCGGCGAGGCGAAGGTCCGCCGGCTGCGCGAGGCCGGGATCCCGTTGCCCGTGGCCTTCGCCTACACCGACAGCGCGAGCGATCTGCCGCTGCTCACCCTCGCCGGCACCAGAGTCCTGATCGATCCGAGCCCCAGCACCGTGGCCCGGGTTCGGGCGGCGCTCGGCGATGGTTTCAGTGTCCTGCGGAGCGTGCCGGAACCTGAGTCCCCGTCCATAACACCGGGAAGCGGCTCGGCCGAACGGTACTAG
- a CDS encoding class F sortase, with protein MKDADKTRLGISARGVVTASLVSLGLCVGIVMVADSLHTPKPPPQPTAAQGFGQAAGPAPAAAAANPAPALDADKLQPLDLPPVLEAATPTRVRIPAINVNAPLMSLALDSTGVLTAPPEQNRNLAGWYGGGASPGEIGTAVIAGHVDNSQGPAVFYSLGALKKGAEVDVDRSDGVTAVFTVDAVQAYDARAFPNDKVYDDAARAELRVITCGAGFDKKHYQYLGNVVVFAHLTSSQGPGQ; from the coding sequence ATGAAGGACGCGGACAAGACTCGGCTCGGGATCTCGGCACGCGGCGTGGTGACGGCCTCCCTGGTGTCGCTCGGACTGTGCGTCGGCATCGTGATGGTGGCCGACAGCCTGCACACCCCGAAGCCGCCGCCGCAGCCGACCGCCGCGCAGGGCTTCGGCCAGGCCGCGGGCCCGGCCCCGGCCGCCGCGGCCGCGAACCCCGCCCCGGCCCTGGACGCCGACAAACTCCAGCCGCTGGACCTCCCGCCGGTCCTGGAGGCCGCCACCCCGACCCGGGTGCGCATCCCGGCGATCAACGTGAACGCGCCGCTGATGTCGCTGGCCCTGGACTCCACCGGCGTCCTGACGGCACCGCCGGAGCAGAACCGCAACCTCGCCGGCTGGTACGGCGGCGGCGCCTCCCCCGGCGAGATCGGCACGGCGGTGATCGCCGGACACGTCGACAACAGCCAGGGCCCCGCGGTGTTCTACAGCCTGGGCGCGCTGAAGAAGGGCGCGGAGGTGGACGTCGACCGCTCCGACGGTGTGACGGCGGTGTTCACCGTCGACGCCGTCCAGGCCTACGACGCGCGGGCGTTCCCGAACGACAAGGTCTACGACGACGCGGCGCGCGCCGAACTGCGCGTCATCACGTGCGGTGCGGGCTTCGACAAGAAGCACTATCAGTACTTGGGGAACGTAGTGGTGTTCGCGCACCTGACGTCGTCCCAGGGCCCCGGGCAGTAG
- a CDS encoding epoxide hydrolase family protein, whose product MAPVDNSLRPFRIAIPEADLEDLRSRLDRTRWPDELPGVGWAYGVPRDYLRELVRYWRHEYDWRAAEARLNQWPQFLTTIDGTTVHFAHLRSPEPDATPLIVTHGWPGSFAEFEHIAGPLTDPRAHGGDPADAFHLVLPSIPGFGFSGPTHETGWDHLRVARAFAELMRRLGYERYGAQGGDWGSGISRELGRLFPEQVFGVHLNLIPGAAASAEPTAEELAALSPAEQERTLASWARTKAWLKEKQGYADLQSTRPQTLSYALTDSPVGQLAWIAEKFKEWTDSQDCPEDAVDRDHLLTNVMLYWLTGTAGSSARIYYERAHAPYWGSAPEPSRTPTGLACFPAENFIVLRHIAERSNNLVRWTEFDRGGHFAAMEAPELLVGDIRAFFRQLWES is encoded by the coding sequence GTGGCACCCGTCGACAATTCCCTGCGGCCCTTCCGCATCGCGATCCCCGAGGCCGACCTGGAGGACCTCCGCTCCCGGCTGGACCGCACGCGGTGGCCCGACGAGTTGCCGGGCGTCGGCTGGGCCTACGGCGTGCCCCGCGACTACCTGCGCGAGCTGGTGCGGTACTGGCGGCACGAGTACGACTGGCGGGCCGCCGAGGCGCGGCTGAACCAGTGGCCGCAGTTCCTGACCACGATCGACGGCACGACCGTCCACTTCGCGCACCTGCGCTCGCCGGAGCCCGACGCCACGCCGCTGATCGTCACCCACGGCTGGCCCGGCTCCTTCGCCGAGTTCGAGCACATCGCCGGCCCGCTCACCGATCCGCGCGCGCACGGCGGCGACCCGGCGGACGCCTTCCACCTGGTACTGCCGAGCATCCCCGGCTTCGGATTCTCCGGGCCCACGCACGAGACCGGCTGGGACCACCTGCGGGTGGCGCGGGCCTTCGCCGAACTGATGCGGCGCCTTGGCTACGAGCGGTACGGCGCGCAGGGCGGGGACTGGGGGTCGGGGATCTCGCGGGAGCTGGGGCGGCTGTTCCCGGAGCAGGTCTTCGGGGTGCACCTGAACCTCATCCCCGGAGCCGCGGCCTCGGCGGAGCCCACGGCCGAGGAGCTGGCCGCGCTGAGCCCGGCCGAGCAGGAGCGGACGCTGGCCTCGTGGGCGCGCACGAAGGCCTGGCTGAAGGAGAAGCAGGGCTACGCGGATCTGCAGTCCACCCGGCCGCAGACGCTGTCCTACGCGCTGACCGACTCGCCGGTCGGGCAGCTGGCCTGGATCGCGGAGAAGTTCAAGGAGTGGACCGACTCCCAGGACTGCCCCGAGGACGCCGTGGACCGCGACCACCTGCTGACGAACGTGATGCTGTACTGGCTCACCGGCACGGCCGGCTCCTCGGCGCGGATCTACTACGAGCGTGCGCACGCGCCGTACTGGGGCTCGGCGCCGGAGCCGTCGCGGACGCCGACGGGGCTGGCGTGCTTCCCGGCCGAGAACTTCATCGTCCTGCGACACATCGCCGAACGAAGCAACAACCTGGTCCGCTGGACGGAGTTCGACCGGGGCGGGCACTTCGCGGCGATGGAGGCGCCGGAGTTGTTGGTCGGCGACATCCGGGCTTTCTTCCGGCAGTTGTGGGAGTCCTGA
- a CDS encoding aminotransferase class V-fold PLP-dependent enzyme, whose amino-acid sequence MIDMTRVLEDTPGAAQRVFLNSAGSSLMPAPVLAEVLDHLRRETEIGGYEAADEREADREAGYAVFAELLGCRPDQVAFSDSATRSWLAALDAVPLAAGDRILVGEVEYGGNAIALLMRAQAVGATIEVVPSDADGTFADDALKAMLDERVKLVSVVHVPTNGGIIADVRRISDTVHANSDALVLLDACQAVGQLAVDAEALDADILTGTGRKWLRAPRGTGFLVVRDRAKAVLRPKLADLQGGTWTGADSYVLRDDARVYELWECDNAGRLGLIAAARYLLDLGPAEVEREVTQRGAYLRAALAEIPGVTVHDLGARKSGLVTFSVAGKSAADVQAALARRDIAVSVSHRSSTVLDMTRRGLTEIVRASPHYFVTEAQLDTAAAAVAESARD is encoded by the coding sequence ATGATCGATATGACCAGGGTCCTGGAGGACACCCCGGGTGCGGCGCAGCGGGTCTTCCTGAACAGCGCCGGCAGCTCGCTCATGCCCGCGCCGGTCCTCGCCGAGGTGCTCGACCACCTGCGACGCGAGACCGAGATCGGCGGCTACGAGGCCGCCGACGAGCGCGAGGCCGACCGCGAGGCCGGCTACGCCGTCTTCGCCGAGCTGCTCGGCTGCCGCCCCGACCAGGTCGCCTTCAGCGACAGCGCGACCCGCTCCTGGCTGGCCGCCCTGGACGCGGTCCCGCTGGCCGCCGGCGACCGGATCCTGGTCGGCGAGGTCGAATACGGCGGCAACGCCATCGCGCTGCTGATGCGCGCCCAGGCCGTCGGCGCCACGATCGAGGTGGTGCCCAGCGACGCCGACGGCACGTTCGCCGACGACGCCCTGAAGGCCATGCTCGACGAGCGGGTCAAGCTGGTCTCGGTCGTCCACGTCCCCACCAACGGCGGCATCATCGCCGACGTGCGCCGCATCAGCGACACCGTCCACGCGAACTCCGACGCCCTGGTCCTGCTCGACGCCTGCCAGGCCGTCGGCCAGCTGGCCGTGGACGCCGAGGCCCTGGACGCCGACATCCTCACCGGCACCGGCCGCAAGTGGCTGCGCGCCCCGCGCGGCACCGGCTTCCTGGTGGTCCGCGACCGCGCCAAGGCGGTCCTGCGCCCCAAGCTCGCCGACCTGCAGGGCGGCACCTGGACCGGCGCCGACAGCTACGTCCTGCGCGACGACGCGCGGGTGTACGAGCTCTGGGAGTGCGACAACGCCGGGCGCCTCGGCCTGATCGCCGCCGCCCGGTACCTGCTGGACCTCGGCCCCGCCGAGGTGGAGCGCGAGGTCACGCAGCGCGGCGCGTACCTGCGCGCGGCGCTGGCCGAGATCCCCGGCGTGACGGTGCATGACCTCGGCGCGCGCAAGAGCGGCCTGGTCACCTTCAGCGTCGCCGGGAAGTCGGCGGCGGACGTGCAGGCCGCGCTGGCCCGGCGGGACATCGCGGTGAGCGTCAGCCACCGGTCCTCAACGGTCCTCGACATGACCCGGCGCGGGCTGACCGAGATCGTGCGCGCCTCGCCGCACTACTTCGTGACCGAGGCGCAGCTCGACACGGCGGCCGCGGCGGTGGCGGAGTCGGCACGGGACTGA
- a CDS encoding LysR family transcriptional regulator: protein MNGLDLRRLEYFVAVAEERHFGRAAERLRMTQPPLSRAVQQLEDELGVRLLTRTTRRVELTPAGEVLLRDARIALDAVAAAERRTRHAGAPSPTLRVALKADLDAGLLPGILAAFAEEPDACEVELVLVGIGEQAQTLRDGRADAAIVLAPYDAAGLDAEPLISEPTLLAMAASDPLAARNTLRPADLAGYVLPGGRPADQFPAKAGEPEAAGRARRRHTVADLTEILRLVEVGSMVCFLPLSVTRRYPRPEIAYRTVADVPDSEFSLAWPQQATSRAVAAFVRAAEKAATDQSRADSATAAAAVSSCASVTK, encoded by the coding sequence ATGAATGGCCTGGACCTGCGGCGCCTGGAGTACTTCGTCGCGGTCGCCGAGGAGCGGCACTTCGGGCGCGCGGCCGAGCGGCTGCGCATGACACAGCCTCCGCTGTCGCGCGCGGTCCAGCAGCTGGAGGACGAGCTCGGCGTGCGGCTCCTGACCCGCACCACCCGCCGGGTCGAGCTGACGCCGGCCGGCGAGGTGCTGCTGCGCGACGCGCGGATCGCGCTGGACGCGGTCGCCGCCGCCGAACGCCGGACCCGGCACGCCGGGGCGCCCTCGCCGACGCTGCGCGTCGCACTGAAGGCGGACCTGGACGCCGGGCTGCTCCCGGGGATCCTGGCCGCGTTCGCCGAGGAACCGGACGCCTGCGAGGTCGAGCTGGTGCTGGTCGGCATCGGTGAGCAGGCGCAGACGCTGCGCGACGGCCGGGCGGACGCGGCGATCGTCCTGGCGCCGTATGACGCGGCCGGGCTGGATGCCGAGCCGCTGATCAGCGAGCCCACGCTGCTGGCGATGGCCGCCTCGGATCCGCTCGCGGCGCGGAACACGCTGCGGCCTGCCGATCTGGCGGGGTATGTACTGCCTGGCGGGCGACCCGCGGATCAGTTCCCTGCCAAGGCCGGCGAGCCCGAAGCCGCCGGAAGAGCAAGGCGCCGCCACACCGTGGCCGACCTGACCGAGATCCTGCGGCTGGTCGAGGTCGGCAGCATGGTGTGCTTCCTCCCGCTGTCGGTGACGCGGCGGTATCCGAGGCCTGAGATCGCCTACCGGACGGTGGCGGACGTGCCGGACTCGGAGTTCTCGCTGGCCTGGCCGCAGCAGGCGACCTCGCGCGCGGTGGCGGCGTTCGTGCGGGCGGCGGAGAAGGCGGCGACGGATCAGTCCCGTGCCGACTCCGCCACCGCCGCGGCCGCCGTGTCGAGCTGCGCCTCGGTCACGAAGTAG
- a CDS encoding NAD(P)H-binding protein: MIVVTTPTGQIGRRLVDLLLAAPEPADAQLVRTVRVITRDPDALDPAVRDRVEAVAGSHRDPAVLDRAFDGADSVFWLVPPDPRTPGSATEHYLGFTGPACEALARHRVRRVVAVTSLGHGYPHQAGTLSAAFAMDAAFARTGVGYRGLAAPFFLENLLAQAAAIRERGEFAMALDANRPLAAVAVDDIAALAAELLLDPAWSDQAMVPVSTPEDLTPGRLAGIMSEVLGSPVRYRQTSVEEFHAMLLGHGVAEGWARDVATMVRAQNDGIYDAEPHLPPRLSQPTDFRAWCERRLEPVWRKPEAGAPKLET, translated from the coding sequence ATGATCGTCGTCACCACCCCCACCGGCCAGATCGGGCGCCGGCTCGTCGACCTGCTGCTGGCGGCGCCGGAACCGGCGGATGCCCAGCTTGTCCGGACTGTCCGGGTCATCACCCGCGACCCGGACGCGCTGGACCCCGCCGTCCGCGACCGGGTCGAAGCCGTCGCCGGCTCCCACCGCGACCCCGCGGTGCTGGACCGGGCCTTCGACGGCGCCGACTCGGTCTTCTGGCTCGTCCCGCCGGACCCCCGCACCCCCGGCAGCGCGACCGAGCACTACCTCGGCTTCACCGGCCCGGCGTGCGAAGCCCTCGCGCGGCACCGGGTCCGCCGCGTCGTCGCCGTCACCAGCCTCGGCCACGGCTACCCGCACCAGGCAGGCACGCTCAGCGCCGCCTTCGCCATGGACGCCGCCTTCGCCCGCACCGGCGTCGGCTACCGCGGCCTTGCCGCGCCGTTCTTCCTGGAGAACCTGCTCGCCCAGGCCGCCGCCATCCGCGAGCGCGGCGAGTTCGCGATGGCCCTGGACGCGAACCGCCCGCTCGCGGCCGTCGCCGTGGACGACATCGCCGCCCTCGCCGCCGAGCTGCTGCTCGACCCCGCCTGGAGCGACCAGGCCATGGTGCCGGTGAGCACCCCCGAGGACCTCACCCCCGGCCGACTGGCCGGCATCATGTCCGAGGTCCTCGGCAGCCCGGTGCGCTATCGGCAGACCAGCGTCGAGGAATTCCACGCCATGCTGCTCGGCCACGGCGTCGCCGAAGGCTGGGCCCGGGACGTCGCCACCATGGTGCGCGCCCAGAACGACGGCATCTACGACGCCGAACCGCACCTCCCGCCGCGTCTGTCACAGCCCACTGACTTCCGCGCCTGGTGCGAGCGCCGTCTGGAGCCCGTCTGGAGGAAACCTGAAGCGGGGGCGCCGAAGCTGGAAACATGA
- a CDS encoding LuxR C-terminal-related transcriptional regulator, whose amino-acid sequence MTVTATETTTAPAPRGRVRIAIVSPDILARIRQEFASRGLSVSIDRLPALELTVEPGPGAPPAAAALADVLSRLAGPAAHKGPAASAHYQLSLVAEPVRRDSARPEPAPAGPDHHRHPPTAPDHRRPPGARTRAHNLSPREAEVMTCISRGMPNAAIAERMRLSQKTVKNHVNHIFAKLGARSRVEAVLMWQGRETAAA is encoded by the coding sequence ATGACCGTAACCGCGACCGAGACGACGACGGCACCGGCCCCGCGCGGACGGGTCCGCATCGCGATCGTGAGCCCCGACATCCTGGCCCGCATCCGCCAGGAGTTCGCCAGCAGAGGCCTGTCGGTGAGCATCGACCGCCTGCCCGCGCTGGAGCTCACGGTCGAGCCCGGCCCCGGCGCCCCGCCCGCCGCGGCGGCGCTGGCCGACGTCCTGAGCCGGCTGGCCGGACCGGCCGCGCACAAAGGCCCGGCGGCCAGCGCGCACTACCAGCTGTCCCTGGTCGCCGAGCCCGTACGCCGTGACTCCGCGCGTCCCGAGCCCGCGCCCGCCGGGCCGGACCATCACCGGCACCCGCCGACGGCCCCCGACCACCGGCGCCCGCCCGGCGCCCGCACCCGCGCGCACAACCTCTCCCCGCGCGAGGCCGAGGTCATGACCTGCATCAGCCGCGGCATGCCGAACGCCGCCATCGCCGAACGCATGCGGCTGAGCCAGAAGACGGTCAAGAACCACGTCAACCACATCTTCGCCAAGCTCGGCGCGCGCAGCCGCGTCGAGGCGGTGCTGATGTGGCAGGGACGCGAGACCGCCGCGGCGTGA
- a CDS encoding iron chaperone, with the protein MGEVSDYYATLPPDVGELFEGMRRRALKLVPDAVEGRSYSMPALLYQGKGLMATMQTAKHLALYPFSGKVVARVAERLPGFSLSSGTIRFGLGQPVPDDVLDDIIRFRAAEIDAAK; encoded by the coding sequence GTGGGCGAAGTCAGCGACTACTACGCGACGTTGCCGCCGGATGTCGGCGAGCTGTTCGAGGGCATGCGCCGCCGGGCGCTGAAGCTGGTCCCCGACGCGGTCGAGGGGCGCAGTTACTCGATGCCCGCGTTGCTGTATCAGGGCAAAGGACTGATGGCGACCATGCAGACCGCGAAGCATCTCGCGCTGTATCCGTTCAGCGGGAAGGTGGTCGCGCGGGTCGCGGAGCGGCTGCCCGGATTCTCGCTGTCCAGCGGGACGATCCGGTTCGGTCTCGGGCAGCCGGTCCCGGACGATGTGCTCGACGACATCATCCGGTTCCGGGCCGCCGAGATCGACGCCGCCAAGTAG